The sequence TATAATTTACTGAGGCCacagctggctgccagcagagctacAGGAATGTGTTCTCTCTAGAGCCTGGTAGCTGGAGATGAAAAGGATCCAAAGCTgtcacaaaagcaaataaatgcttTGACTTTAAATGAAGCATCACAATTTATAAGAGGCTCTGCTTCTCAATCCCAGTGAGGTATATGGATCAGCCGCAGCTCTTTGAGGTTGAGCAGAATTGtctgcctggctctgctgcaatTCTGGTATCTGCAGTCTACAGATTTGGAAGCATTTTCACGGTTTGGGCTTGGAATTGTTTCTTTATCCATGCTGTTTCTTTCCCACaaattctctctcttccctttcccactTAATGTTTCATTAGCTGCTCTACTGTTTGATAAATAATTGTACCACTGTTTGCACCTGGCAGGTCTTCATCATGATGCACAGCACTGGGGGACTAATCACCAAGATGCTTGGAGGTTTATGGGTGCCTTTTGTCACCAGtgatttgtttggtttttactATCTGAGTGAATTGTCCTTTCAGTAGCAGAGTTCAGATCTGGGGCACAAACTTGATTGAGATGTCTTGGTACTCAgcttatgaagaaaaaaggtgtttaggtttttgtttggtttggttttaaaaGACACGCACACATGCACACCCACATTAATGTACACCGGCTTCCTtacttctgcagctgcttctcaaCAGTCTGCTgattaaaacagtatttctgtggTCTGGTGTCAGAAATGAAGAATAGGAAGGAGGCAGATAATCATTAAAGGAACTTCTGAATGCTTGTCAGagtgaggaaaaagaatggttttgttttccctttatGGTCTTACTTCTATTAAACAACAGTGTTTTGCCCTCTGCTCCagtcttgttttgctttgcaattTACTTGCTTTTATGAGTGAAAAAGTTTAGGAGAGAAGTAACTAGATGAAGAGATCCTGTAATTAACATGAGCTGCAGGAAGCGAGTGTGACAGATGAGTTCAAAAGCCTTACGTTCTGTTTCTTATGTCATAAGACATCTAGTCCTGGCAATACAAGCAAGGGCAGTGAATTGTGcatggtgttttatttttatttcttttcctttactgGAAGACAGAAGTCTGTCTGTGTGTtctacagcacagcagcacagaagcagaaataactCTCCTTGAGAAGGCAGTGGGAAATTCGGGGGATTACAGAATAGCATTTCCTACTTCTAAATTTGACTGTGACATATTTTAGTCAGGGTATGTGAATCACAGTTATGATTACAggagtaaaagagaaaaaaagatgcgGTTTTCCTTAGAACACACAGATGTCTGAGGATTTTCAGTGGATTTTTAGCATCAGCTGAAATAGAGCAAGactgcagttttattttgaagcatCAGTGAGGTGgttgaaaataattataataattacaCTGGCCAAAGAAGAGATATAAAAACAAATCCTTAGTTGTCATCTGGAGATGAGAAACCTCTGGTTAGCTTATAATAACAATTCTTGTGCTTATTCCTGTAAACACTATACATATGtaatctgacatggaagagatGTGACAGCAACTTATCCACAAGTTTTTCCTAATCCTGCCAAAATCTAATCTCTCTTTCAGGAGAAAATTATGCTAATTACCATGGCTTCAGAGTTTTCAAAGTCACCACTTGAAGTAACTTGTATTTTAGTAGAAGTGTTTGGTAAACCTACAAGCTATCTAGGGCCCAATCTGATCTAGTTTCTGGGAATATTACACACTTTTTGTTGAGTCTCTTATTGTTCTTTTAATAAGTGTAAAATTTAACCCTTTGTTTGATTGGgagcatttgttttcattttagctgTCCTCTTGCATTTAGGTCTTGTTTGCCATCTACCTGTTAGGCAGACTATCTTTGGAAGAAacataaactgaaaataacataATGTCATAGTTACTGTTATAACTGACAAGGGATCTTGAGGATTAGAAGCTGCCAGTCTTCCAGAGCCTCCCTGTCTGACCATTTCGGTCATTGTTTTGTCCAGGGGCAATACCATTTCACATCACCCTCAGCAAGAAGTCTAATGGgctattttatttcatactaAAGCTTGAAGAGAATAATGTTGCCAGCGAGgcactaaaaacaaaagaagccaGAGCTTCTTTTAGCTGACCAGTCAACTAAATATTGACCAGCTGTCttcatgagaaagaaatagatGACAGTGAATAAGCTAGAGTCTAGTTTTCCAAGAAGCAAAATGATTTTCCCAAATCAATACAGCTCATCAGATTTCAGAATAAAGGCTTCAGAGGACATGACAGTGATGGAAGTGGCTGTATGTTCTTTTGTGTTTGAGCACATGGGCTTGTGGGGGAACAGgctttcttcatttatttcattgcttATTCTTTTACGTGCTCTGGCATAAATCTTTGCATTAATAGAATGTTATTGGGTAGCATGCAGAGGTACTCATgtctctgctccagctccatgGCTTCAAGAGTTACTCGTCACTCTGtaattgctgcttttttctgAATGCAATTGACAGTATGTCGTGCGAGTCCAGGGAATGTATGTTTTGCTGGTATCTCATTAAAGGCATAACACAGCTTTTTCGAGCTAAGGTGGTGATTGCAGCTTTAAATAAATTGTACTGATGACTTCATgatgaaaagggaaggaaagggcaTGCCACTGAATAAGGTATGCATCCAGCTTTGGTTGACATTACTCAGACCTTACTAATGGATGTGAACGGAGTTTGTTATGCTGCTGAAGAGACTGCTGTAATTTATGTGGCTGGAGCAGCACCGACTTGCTTTAGCCTCCAGCAGGGCAAATTGATCCAAAAGAGCAGGTTTTAGCCTTCTGGACCTCTTAACCTTTAAGCTTACTATGCTTTCATAAAGTACTAAATTAACACCACAGTTAAGTGTCTCAAAGGTTTATGACTGTGCCAGTGGTAATTCATTATGCATCTTTTCCTTAATGCTGTCCTACCTTCCAGCTTTATTGCTATACAGTATTTGTTCAGATAAAGTCCAATGTCCAGGATGACTAATTGCAGATCTGTGCTCCAGATGGTTTAATTACAGGATGTGGTTAAAGTGACTTTTCAAACATCCAGCCCAGCAATACAGCAAATGCAAAGTCTTGCATTTCCAGGCCACCTGACAGTCATTACATTCTCAGACTTGCCGATGTTGATGTCTGTTACATGTGCACCTGCTGTAGATGCAGTTAGGTTCTTCTTCCATGCTAGACAGCGTGTGATTAGAGTAGTAAATAAATTATATGTCTGCAAGATCAGTATTCAATATAGGAGACTTGATTTTATACGCAGAATGTTTACTGTTAATTTTACGTTACTTTCTTGATAGAAgcaatcaggaaaaaataagccATTTGCATTCGAAGCCTAATGTAAACattgttctctgtttttcacGCCTGAATGAATTACAGGTGTATATGTAGAAGTGGAATTTATGAGGATGTAGTGGATACTTAGAAGCAAATAAGTAAGGCTGCTCTTGCTAAACaaatagcaatttaaaaaaaaaaccaaaaaacaaaaaaccttgaTATAATGCTAAGGTTATAGATTTTCATCCTTCTGCTGATGATGGATGTACTCTGGTCTGGCCATCCCTAGCATGCCTATATTATTTGTACTTAAGAAAGCTGGGACAAAAGGCAAATAGAATGTGGTTTGCCATCAGATTTGTGAATTCAGTGATCAGAAAGATGCGAGGAACTGGTTTAGCTATAATGTTATGTCAAGTGGTGATGTCATGCCTTCTCAGTATTAAGAATTGCATCTCAACCTTGGCAATGTGCTATATGACACGACTATTGCTGCAAGGATGTTGTAGTGAACTTTAAGAAAAGTAatctcacaaaaataattaaaaaacacagtGCTCTTTGGCAGATCTTCCCTTGACATCAGCAAAAATTGTCTAAAATAATAGTTTAGTATAGAAAGGAGGTAGAACTGTTATAGCCAAATGGGAATTTTGACCTAATCTTCACTTATGTTTAAACACTAGTTGTTGgcaactgaaaggaaaacaagtgatTCGTAGATAAGGAAGATGGTGTAGATAATCTTCATCCAATCACTTACAGAATTGTTTGGAAAGTGTTTGTGCAGATTAGCTTTCACCAGAAAAATACTTTTGGCCAGACTCTCTGCAAAGAGTCGAGGGAACAGatcctttttaaaaaaggaaaacacacacacagtctcTTTGATATAACCAGTCTTCTGAGTTGTCTGGCAATATGGTCAACGTGAACTAAAATAGATTTTAGTAGCAATCGCTGTGTTCTGAACAAAAAAGCACCCTATGCTGTAAAATATTAAGGCAGGCTTTCCAGTCTGCTTAACTGAGAAATATCTACTTAAATTGGACTTTgaacatgtttgttttctaaagccTATTTAAAACAGCTGTGATCTACATTCACAATATTAATGTGAGAATTTGATTCCTTACAGCATGATCTCATTTTCAAAGTTTTGAATACAAAGCTTAAAAATCTTTAGCTGATGCTTATTGCATTAAATGCAGCCATGAAAGCAATAACTAACTAATAAATACTTACCTTAGACTAGGtccctaagtcttttttttttttcctttagatgAAAGGATATCTACAAGAGTGTATGCTTGTGAGACTTAAGGATATCCTTACAGGCTTGACATGGCTGATAAAAGTGCCATATGAAGGCAGTTAACATACTGACTGTCCTCTCAGTGCTAAATATGCCTTATGGTAACGATCACTTACTTCAAAATAGCACACCTGCATTTTCTTATGCTCACTGTAAAAGAATATAGTTGTTTTCAAATAGAGAGGAAATAATGCAGAtatctttgttttcaaattgtTATGACAGAATTAATGGTAAATATCCAATGATGTTTTAGTGATGTTCTTTGCTGTGCAATCACTGAAAGAATTTAAGGGTagggaaaggaagcagcagatgTATCCCATCCACAGAACTCATAagaagtgtttcttttctggaagTGATTATTAGAAATCACTTTTGTAATATTTGACCTTCTGTTCTGTAATAAAATCCAAGTGGAAATTGTCACTGTTACTTTATACAGTTTATTGTGTTATTATCTATCAGAACTGCTTGTGTAAGGTGGTTTTGTGCTCTTCTAGGCATGTATTAGTTTTTCCTAAGTAGTATTGGTTGTATTAGTTTTTTTCGCCCAGCCTAGCTACCCATGTTCTAGTTGTTAATTGTCAACCAATTATTGTGCCTACACTTTAATAGGGGAGCATCAGCTAAAATTTTTGAGATTTTGGAAAgattatttcttatttgtagCTGCTTTATTTTAGCATATTTGGCACTGAGTACTGTGAAGTGTATTGCATTGtattgtatttcagaaatatggTGAGTGAGTGGTTGTGTAGTTTGCATATGGAATAACAATAATGAATTAAGTCATGAAATGTGTGCTCTTCTTTTGGGATaagtttttcattattaaatcTAAATCATGTGAATTGTGCTCAGATAATTGTTAAAACTGACTTGACAACCTTAACTTGATAGAAGAAACATTTATATGTTATCTGCATATATCACTGTTGTGGGATTCTACTTCACAAAAATTGGACTAGATGTTTTGGCCAGGTTTCCTGAATTAGAATTTGAGGGTCCAGATACCCATAGATAAACTGCATTACAAACAtctgatttcttcttccattaAATAGTAGTGGTTATTTTAGGTTGTTTATGGCCTCTTGGGCATtgttttaaaagtgaaaatacatttctgtattcAGATAGTATGAAACTCTTGGGATTTTCAGACTGCCCTCACATTTTCACTGTTGTTCAGACAGTGCTAAGAAAATGATTGTTAAAAGATTGTTGCAGACTAATGTATAGTCTGATGTACAGAGAATCTCACACCACAGAGACTTATTAAGACTTGATGCGGCCCCAGTGAAGTTTGATGCTGCATCGGCTGTCTTACTTATCTCATGACAGAGTATATGCATAGTCACACACATGCTCAAGTTCAAGAAGGGCCAGCACATCCATGACTACTTGCACTGTGTGCACAAATCTGGACGGGCTGGATCACTgtgctgaggccagtgggatgaagttcagcaaggccaaatGCTGCATCCTGCATTTTAGCCATAACAACCCCAGGCAgtactacaggcttggggcagattggctggaagactgcgtagTGGAAAAGGACCTGAGGGTGTTGGTCAACactcagctgaatatgagccagcagtgtgctcaggagggcaagaaggccaatggtgtcctggcttgtatcagcagtagtgttgccagcagcagcagggaggtggttgtTCCTCTATACTCAAGtgtactgtgttcagtgttgggtccttcactacaagaaagacagtgaggACCTGGAGCGCGTCCAGAAAAAggcaatggagctgtgaggggtctggggCACAAGTCCtgtggggagtggctgagggaactggggttatttattctggagaagaggaggctcagggaagaccttatcactctctacaacttcctgaaaggaggtaccagagggaatggcttcaaattgcaccaggggagatttagattggatattagtAAAAACTTAttgtcagaaagagtggtcaggcattggacCAGGCAGACCAGGAAAATAGTcaagtcactgtccctggaggtgttcaagaaatgcttaGATGTTGTATTAAGGCACAAAAGGGAAATCTTGGTGgtaagtggatggttggactagatgatcttggaagtcttttccagccttgatgattctgtgaaatgcatttcttgAAGTTAAACTGAAGGTGACTGCAGTACAATTTGTGTACTGACTCTGAGACCTGGAAGGAAGTGCTGGCTGAGGTTCTTTTCTTGCGCTTGAGCTTTGTATGAGGACAAGAATTCTGGATCAGAGAAGCCTGTAACAGTACACACTGACTGAATTCAGCAATAATAATCCCTTATCTTCAGTAATGCCTCTAACATACAGAGTAGTCTATTTACCTGTCTCATATCCTTTTTCATTTCCGAGTTCTTTGGTCTAACAGCCCTACCAGTTGCATGTTGCTTTCGGGGTCAGTCCTACCTCTCATGTTACTTCAGTTCTTCTCACCTATTTCTTTGATAACTTCAGAAGATTAAATGAGCTACTTTCACTACTTGTTCTGCAGAGTCTTACCTATGGTTGAGTGGTGCACTGTTCATTACGTAAAGGAAATTGAATCCTTAACACAGTTACTCTAACACAGCACAGGGATTAATTTTCCCTCCTACTTATGCACTGGGACATTCACTAAGACTAAGAAACTTAACAAGATGGTAAGTGTAACTGACGGATAGAGAGGAACTTACTTATGTTTGCTTGTGAGGTATTGACTTTCTTACACTTGGAGGtcatttgaatgtattttaaagattaCTGAAGTGTTTATTGATTTCAGAGTTTTATTATTATGCCTACTCCACATCTCCTTTGGTCTCTGTTCTAGTAACAGATAACAGACTGTGTAGTTTCTACTAAAAGTTAACTCAGCTCTGTTAATAAATTAATCTTCAAATATAGCACACATTAAGAGAGAGACAAGAATACAAATATGGAGGAAGATGGAGATTTACTTAGTGTAGAAGGAAAGCACTAGGGCTGCCAGTGAAGCAGCCTTTCCAGGCACGTGGATGGCTGATGGGGGCTGAGCATGGCACTGCTCCAATAGCGAAGCCTGATTTCCACTTTGAGGCTCTGAGGTGTGTCGAGATGCACACAGGTTTCAAGGCACAGAGTGGTGCCAGCCCTACAGAATGATGACGGACCCAAGTGATCCAGCTCAGCACTCAGTCAGCACTGACTCCCTCCTGGAAGCCACAGGAATGAGTCAGAATGGTGTGGGATGGCTGTACCATAGCCATGTGGCTGCAGACATCTCTCAATGACTGGGTCTccaacacaccagagggaccATCAGGATGCCACTGCTGGCGGCAGCACAGGCCAAGGGCCACTTCCCCCTGCAGTCCTGGTCCAGGCCATgggagctgtgggcagagggAGCAGAATGACTGCAGTCTTTCCAGGCCTTCCAGGCACCTGGGTAGTGATCCAGGCCTGAGGAGCCCTTGCATGTGAAATCCTGCAGCCATCCTGTTGTAGGGGTGGCTGAAAACCACACGAGGAATGATTTCTAAATCTGCTGCAGAGAATTTTCAAGGAAATCCCTTCTTCCTTTGTATCTCAGCTAACAACACTTCAAACGCTTCCTTGATGTTAAAAGGCCCCCGAGGAAATAAGCTGCTAGCTGCATGTTTACTTTACCTTGGCGCAGCACAGAGGGATAGTTTGTGTGCAAAATTAGAAATCACACTGCTAAGAcaaagcaggcaggcaggctaGAAACGTTTGGCACAATGCCATTATTATATCCGTTATGTAAAAGCTAGAGTTAGAAGAAGGGAAGTCTGAAGGGAAAACAAGTCGCAAGGCTGGCAGCTGCAAATTAGTGTCTTAATGCCTCTTACAGGTCGGAAATGTTTTGCACTATGCCTTTCTTTGCTAAGTACACGTGCTTTCGCTGTATGTTCTAATGAGAAGAGGTGACTCATGCTTACTTACGTGTGGTTGTGAATTAAAGGGGTCATTATGTCGGCTAGTCCATAAACAAGATAAGTTATCTGTGTTATCTGTTGGAGGGGAGgctgaaaacatttaaatgactttcccatcccccccacccccccatttaTCTTTTGGTCATTCAAGATAGCCTTACCACACAGGCATTTTAGAGGGATAATTTGAAAATCATCCAAGATTCAATTACCTTGAGGTGGGCAGatgtatttgcatttaaaagcaattttaaatgGAGAAGCAATTAAATTacagtatatttatttttagaagagcCCTCTTTCTACATATCTTTATTGCTGTTTCTCTAGGTCTCACTAAATGCTTGTGATTTCATGTCTAGTCCCTTGCTTTTCACAGATGAAAAGGCAAGGCAAATAATAGATGCTTCTGTCTGCTAAAGAGAACttagatgtgtgtgtgtgcatgtttgtgTATTTGGATGTATgcaatttcaaataaatagaAGCGTCATTATCATATTgttcaaagcaaagcagattCTTCTTGGTCACCTACTGATTTAAACACTGTGACTGGTGCTCAGTTTATTCTGGCTGGCTGCCAAGCAAAAGCAATTATGTGCAATATTAGCAAAATTAAGAGGTGAGTGTTGCCGTTTTACAGCAGGACATGGCAAAAACCATTTCCTTCTGTCATCTCTGTCTTGATTACACACAAAGTCAGGCATGCACACTCTcatacacacacatgtacacacacatatttGCACGCATgctcttgttcttttttgtttgctctcttTCCTGTGGGTTTCACCTCGAAGTCACTGAAACCAGGAAAGAGGAAGTGTAGAGACCACAGTGTTTGAaggcaaacaagcaaaaagctCTGACTTTgcggagaagaaaaaatatcagaagaaaaaaataaaacaaaataaaaaaccctACCCCAGTTGTTGTGATGTTGGCTGTGataatactttgtttttctcccactggtAGGTGTCCTGGTGGTAAACGTTACGTGGAGGAACAAGACTTACGTGGGAACGCTGCTGGACTGCACAAAGCATGACTGGGCCCCTCCCAGGTAGGCAGTTGTTCTAAGCGTGTTTTTTCTCTGCTGGTTGAGTTCTCACTCCCAGTCTCTGTGAAGAGACTGTATAGAGATGATAAAAAGCAAATGGTTATAATTGAAAACATGCAGCCATGAAATGAGTAATTCTCTCTTCTACACTGAAAACTGGGGGCCTGCAGGTGGGAGGTtctatttccttctgctttgtgtttttgagAGGGAGTGGGGGATGCATGGGATTCAAACAAAGGGAGactaggtaaaaaaaaaaaaattccatagATTTGGAAGAATTTTCTCTCCATTCTAATTAggtagttttgtttctttttaccttttgtttattgtctttttttaaaaatctcgTTCTTTTTGAGACCCTAACACTCTTATTTGGAAGGGCATCTGTCCTTTAATACACATGAAGGTTCTATTATGGAAAGCAGTGTTATTTTGGCGTATCTCTTCAATTCACAGCTTCTTCTGATGACATCTGCTCTTGTTTATGTTTAGGTTTTGTGAATCTCCAACAAGTGACCTGGAAATGCGAGGCGGAAGGGGCAGGGGGAAGCGGGCAAGGTCCGCTGCAGCTGTGGCTATACCTGGAAATGATACAAGTTTCACTGAGTCTAGAGGACTTCAGAATAAGAATCGAGGTGGTGCTAAcggaaagggaaggaggggcAGCCTTAACTCAAGTGGGCGCAGGACACCCCCAAATTGCTCCATGGATGAAGTCAAAGCCAGCCCCTCATCtacaaacaagagaaaaactAAGCCTCCTATGGAGCTAGACTTGAACTCCAGTTCAGAGGACAATAAGTGTGGAAAACGTGTTCGTACAAATTCCAGAAGCACTCCAACCACCCCACAGGGGAAACCAGAGACTACTTTTTTGGACCAAGGCTGCTCTTCTCCAGTGCTGATTGACTGTCCTCACCCTAACTGCAACAAAAAGTACAAGCACATTAATGGACTACGATACCATCAGGCTCATGCACACTTAGACCCAGAAAACAAACTGGAGTTTGAGCCTGACAGCGAAGACAAAATTTCAGACTGTGAGGAACCACTGAGTAACACGGCACTTGAATGCAGTGAACCAAGCACAAATTTGCCAGGCTTTGATCCACTAAAAGCACCAACATCTCCTTCCTCCGTTACTACCCCAGGGACCCCCAAGGGAAAAAGGGAACCGACCAGCAATGGCACCAGTTCAGTTATCAGTTCCAAAACTGGCAAGAATTCGGGCAAAAAGAAGGGTCTGAACAGTGAACTGAACAGCCTTCCAGTAATTTCTAACATGTCAGCCACACTGGATAATTGCTCTGTAACAGATGGCAATTTGCAAACTGAAATGCCAAAACTGGAGGCTGAAGGATTAATAGACAAGAAGAGTTTGAGTGATAAAGGCAAGAAAGCTAATAATTGCAAAGTGgataaaaacatttccaaactgaaaacagCCCGGCCTATTGCTCCAACGCCAGCACCGGCTCCTCCCCAGTTAATAGCTATACCTTCTACAGCCTTTACAACCAGCACTACAGGGACAATACCAGGACTGCCCTCTCTAACAACTACTGTTGTTCAGGCTACACCAAAGAGCCCTCCGCTAAAACCTATTCAACCAAAGCCCACAATTATGGGGGAGCCAAGCACTGTAAACCCAGCTCTCACATCActcaaagacaaaaagaaaagggagaagcGAAAGCTAAAggacaaagaaagcaaagagagtGGAAGCCCTAAGATGGATTCTAAGCTGGGAAAGCTAGAGGATTCAAAAGGGTCTGGGAAAGATTTATCTGGACATTTTTTAAAGGACCATCTCAACAAGAATGAAGTGTTAGCTAATGGACTTTCTGAGTCTCAAGAGAGTAGGATGGCAAGTATTAAGGCTGAAGCTGATAAGGTTTACACATTCACAGACAATGCGCCCAGCCCTTCTATAGGGAGTGCCTCCAGGATGGAATGCAGCACTTTGGTGAATGGACAATCTTCAATGGCACCACTGCATGTGTTGACACAAAATGGTGCGGATAGCGCTGCTGCTAAAACCAACAGCCCTGCTTACTCTGATATTTCTGATGCAGCTGATGACGGTGGCTCTGACAGCCGGTCAGAGGGCATGAGGTCAAAGGCCAGCTCTCCTTCAGATATTATTTCTAATAAGGACAGTGTTGTGAAAGTACATTCTTCAACCACATCACAATCGTCACAGGCAAAAGAGTCTCATTCTCCCTATTACCATGGCTACGATCCTTATTATTCTCCAAGTTACATGCAGTCTGGACAGGTCAGCACCCCAGCAGCTGGAAACTGCAGTACCCCACAGGGACTGAAGATCAAAAAAGAGGCAGATGAAGaggctgaaaagaaagagaaggcagaacCGTCAGAtgccaagaaaaatgaaagtggtTCCTCTAATTTGCAGCCACAACATCAGTCAGTAATAACACAAAGACACCCTGCACTTGCTCAGTCACTTTATTATGGACAGTATGCCTATGGGCTCTATATGGACCAAAAGTCCTTAATGGCCTCTAACCCTGCTTACAGACAGCAGTATGAAAAATATTATGAGGACCAGAGGCTAGCAGAACAGAAATTGGTACAGACTGGGAGGGACTGTGAAAGGAAGAATGAACCTCCCATGAAGGAAATTGGAAAGGATgataagcagaaaaatattccaTCTGCAACTATTTCAAAGGCTCCTTCAACTCCAGAGTCGAGCAAAAATAACACTAAAATAGGGTCTTTGGTCCCTAACAAAGGTGAGGAGACGAGCAAATCACAGATCCTTTCCAAtcaccagcagcagcttcagtcTGACAGTTTCAAAgccaaacagatggaaaaccATCAGCTCAtaaaggaggctgtggagatGAAATCTGTCATGGACTCCATGAAGCAAACGGGGGTAGATCCAACTACAAGATTTAAACAGGTGAGATCACAGGAAATGGAGCAAGAATGTCTTGGTT comes from Gallus gallus isolate bGalGal1 chromosome Z, bGalGal1.mat.broiler.GRCg7b, whole genome shotgun sequence and encodes:
- the ZNF608 gene encoding zinc finger protein 608 isoform X5, with amino-acid sequence MVDPLFTVPAPPPPISSSITPQILPSYFSPSSSNIAAPVEQLLVRTRSVGVNTYEVGVVTEPECLGPCEPGTSVNLEGIVWHETEEGVLVVNVTWRNKTYVGTLLDCTKHDWAPPRFCESPTSDLEMRGGRGRGKRARSAAAVAIPGNDTSFTESRGLQNKNRGGANGKGRRGSLNSSGRRTPPNCSMDEVKASPSSTNKRKTKPPMELDLNSSSEDNKCGKRVRTNSRSTPTTPQGKPETTFLDQGCSSPVLIDCPHPNCNKKYKHINGLRYHQAHAHLDPENKLEFEPDSEDKISDCEEPLSNTALECSEPSTNLPGFDPLKAPTSPSSVTTPGTPKGKREPTSNGTSSVISSKTGKNSGKKKGLNSELNSLPVISNMSATLDNCSVTDGNLQTEMPKLEAEGLIDKKSLSDKGKKANNCKVDKNISKLKTARPIAPTPAPAPPQLIAIPSTAFTTSTTGTIPGLPSLTTTVVQATPKSPPLKPIQPKPTIMGEPSTVNPALTSLKDKKKREKRKLKDKESKESGSPKMDSKLGKLEDSKGSGKDLSGHFLKDHLNKNEVLANGLSESQESRMASIKAEADKVYTFTDNAPSPSIGSASRMECSTLVNGQSSMAPLHVLTQNGADSAAAKTNSPAYSDISDAADDGGSDSRSEGMRSKASSPSDIISNKDSVVKVHSSTTSQSSQAKESHSPYYHGYDPYYSPSYMQSGQVSTPAAGNCSTPQGLKIKKEADEEAEKKEKAEPSDAKKNESGSSNLQPQHQSVITQRHPALAQSLYYGQYAYGLYMDQKSLMASNPAYRQQYEKYYEDQRLAEQKLVQTGRDCERKNEPPMKEIGKDDKQKNIPSATISKAPSTPESSKNNTKIGSLVPNKGEETSKSQILSNHQQQLQSDSFKAKQMENHQLIKEAVEMKSVMDSMKQTGVDPTTRFKQDPDTRTWHHYVYQPKYLDQQKSEELDRDKKLKEDSPRKTPNKESSLPNLPVSLASIKEEPKEVKRSDSQSVDESKIKNDDRKTPVNWKDSRGARVAVSSPMSQHQSYIQYLHAYPYPQMYDPNHPAYRAVSPVLMHSYPGAYLSPGFHYPVYGKMSGREEAEKVNTSPSINAKSTTESKALDLLQQHASQYRSKSPVPVEKSAAEREREAERERDRHSPFSQRHLHTHHHTHVGMGYPLIPGQYDPFQGLTSAALVATQQVAAQASASENDEFGDVHCHVTGSHEEALYYRHQFHGVNLKCLNGRQKPVISFL